The Sinomonas sp. P10A9 genome contains the following window.
CACGCAAGGAGGCGCAAGCCCGTGGATCTTGACCTCGAAGAGCTCGCAGCCGTCATCGAGCAGCTCGACAAGACCGACTTCACCGACTTCTCGTTCGAAAAGGGAGACTTCCGGCTCCGGGTCTCCCGAGGAGGCCACTTCGCGGACGCCGCGCAGCCCGCCGCGACGCACGGCGCCGCCCCCTCGCCGGCCGTGGTCGCCGCACCGCAACTGGCACCCGCCGCCGCGCCGGCGCTCAAGGCCGTGCCGCCCGCGGCGGCCCGGGCTTCCCAGCCGGCCGCCCAGTCGCCGGAGGCCCAGCCGCCCGGCCACGCCGTGGTGACGGCACCGATGCTCGGCACGTTCTATTCCGCACCCAAGCCGGGCGCGCCCGCGTTCGTCACGATCGGCGACGCGGTCGAGGCGGACGCCGTGGTCTGCATCGTCGAGGTCATGAAGCTCATGAACTCCGTCCAGGCCGGGATCTCCGGAACGGTCACCGAGGTCTACGCGAAGGACGGAGACCTCGTCGAGTTCGGCCAGCCGCTGTTCGCCCTGCGGGAGTCCGCATGACCGTCAGGAACCCGCAGCGGATCTTCATCGCGAACCGTGGAGAGATCGCCGTCCGCCTCATCGAGGCCTGCGACCGCCTGGGCTTCGAGACCGTCCTGGGCGTGTCGGCCGCGGACCAGGACACGCTCGCGGCGCGGCGGGCGGGACGCGTCGTCGTGCTCGGCGGGCCTCGCCCCGGCGAGTCCTACCTCGCGATGAACACCGTGGTGCACGCGGCGGTCGCCACGGGGTGCACGGCCGTGCACCCCGGCTACGGCTTCCTCTCCGAGCAGCCAGCCTTCGCCCGGCTGTGCGCAGAGGAGGGCCTGACCTTCATCGGCCCCGAGCCTGAGGCCCTCGAGGCCCTCGGCGACAAGCTCACCGCCCGCCG
Protein-coding sequences here:
- the accB gene encoding acetyl-CoA carboxylase biotin carboxyl carrier protein, translated to MDLDLEELAAVIEQLDKTDFTDFSFEKGDFRLRVSRGGHFADAAQPAATHGAAPSPAVVAAPQLAPAAAPALKAVPPAAARASQPAAQSPEAQPPGHAVVTAPMLGTFYSAPKPGAPAFVTIGDAVEADAVVCIVEVMKLMNSVQAGISGTVTEVYAKDGDLVEFGQPLFALRESA